Proteins found in one Oncorhynchus keta strain PuntledgeMale-10-30-2019 chromosome 2, Oket_V2, whole genome shotgun sequence genomic segment:
- the si:dkey-76k16.6 gene encoding glycine N-acyltransferase isoform X2 — protein MQVSERGTTMEQLNEMQLKTVETQLKELFPQSQQVYGYIFLMNRVMADPIQVFVDRWPEFNVILCKPPYGKEGDLFKDTCVFTKDEASFRNILGENNIIDWTKFLCLGTSLCYEEMVMVVASERKVPVNKVSVSHMMMLQDPSRLPPVESAIESMISSLDESHADLVNKTWKFGNTENSFQMIRNMIRHYPSCCVLDAESQLPIAWVLTYPSCAMGMLYTLQEHRGQGLAKALVSSMSRRLYSQGFPVYCFVEEENTLSYNLFTNLGFTEDPQYRAAWFDFNSL, from the exons ATGCAAGTGTCAGAACGAGGAACAACAATGGAGCAACTAAATGAAATGCAGCTGAAGACTGTTGAGACCCAACTGAAAGAGCTATTTCCTCAGTCGCAGCAG GTTTATGGTTACATTTTCCTGATGAACAGAGTTATGGCTGACCCGATTCAGGTTTTTGTGGACCGCTGGCCAGAATTCAATGTCATTCTCTGCAAACCACCATATGGGAAG GAGGGGGACCTATTTAAAGACACATGTGTTTTTACTAAAGATGAAGCTTCTTTTAGGAATATCCTTGGAGAGAACAACATAATTGACTGGACAAAGTTCCTCTGTTtag GCACCAGTCTTTGCTATGAggagatggtgatggtggtggctTCTGAGAGAAAGGTGCCCGTGAATAAAGTGTCTGTGAGTCACATGATGATGCTCCAGGATCCATCCCGCCTTCCACCTGTAGAAAG TGCAATTGAATCAATGATATCCTCACTGGACGAATCCCATGCTGATCTTGTCAACAAAACCTGGAAGTTCGGGAACACGGAGAACAGTTTCCAGATGATCCGGAACATGATCCGGCACTACCCATCTTGCTGTGTGCTGGATGCAGAGAGCCAGCTGCCCATAGCCTGGGTTCTGACCTATCCCTCCTGTGCCATGG GTATGTTGTACACCCTGCAGGAGCACAGAGGACAGGGCCTGGCCAAAGCCCTGGTCAGCAGCATGTCCAGGAGACTCTATTCTCAGGGCTTCCCAGTGTACTGCTTCGttgaggaggagaatacactgtcCTACAACCTTTTCACCAACCTGGGCTTTACTGAGGACCCTCAATACAGGGCTGCATGGTTTGACTTTAACAGTTTGTGA
- the si:dkey-76k16.6 gene encoding glycine N-acyltransferase isoform X3 — protein sequence MQVSERGTTMEQLNEMQLKTVETQLKELFPQSQQVFVDRWPEFNVILCKPPYGKEGDLFKDTCVFTKDEASFRNILGENNIIDWTKFLCLGTSLCYEEMVMVVASERKVPVNKVSVSHMMMLQDPSRLPPVESAIESMISSLDESHADLVNKTWKFGNTENSFQMIRNMIRHYPSCCVLDAESQLPIAWVLTYPSCAMGMLYTLQEHRGQGLAKALVSSMSRRLYSQGFPVYCFVEEENTLSYNLFTNLGFTEDPQYRAAWFDFNSL from the exons ATGCAAGTGTCAGAACGAGGAACAACAATGGAGCAACTAAATGAAATGCAGCTGAAGACTGTTGAGACCCAACTGAAAGAGCTATTTCCTCAGTCGCAGCAG GTTTTTGTGGACCGCTGGCCAGAATTCAATGTCATTCTCTGCAAACCACCATATGGGAAG GAGGGGGACCTATTTAAAGACACATGTGTTTTTACTAAAGATGAAGCTTCTTTTAGGAATATCCTTGGAGAGAACAACATAATTGACTGGACAAAGTTCCTCTGTTtag GCACCAGTCTTTGCTATGAggagatggtgatggtggtggctTCTGAGAGAAAGGTGCCCGTGAATAAAGTGTCTGTGAGTCACATGATGATGCTCCAGGATCCATCCCGCCTTCCACCTGTAGAAAG TGCAATTGAATCAATGATATCCTCACTGGACGAATCCCATGCTGATCTTGTCAACAAAACCTGGAAGTTCGGGAACACGGAGAACAGTTTCCAGATGATCCGGAACATGATCCGGCACTACCCATCTTGCTGTGTGCTGGATGCAGAGAGCCAGCTGCCCATAGCCTGGGTTCTGACCTATCCCTCCTGTGCCATGG GTATGTTGTACACCCTGCAGGAGCACAGAGGACAGGGCCTGGCCAAAGCCCTGGTCAGCAGCATGTCCAGGAGACTCTATTCTCAGGGCTTCCCAGTGTACTGCTTCGttgaggaggagaatacactgtcCTACAACCTTTTCACCAACCTGGGCTTTACTGAGGACCCTCAATACAGGGCTGCATGGTTTGACTTTAACAGTTTGTGA
- the si:dkey-76k16.6 gene encoding glycine N-acyltransferase isoform X1 encodes MQVSERGTTMEQLNEMQLKTVETQLKELFPQSQQVGIKVYGYIFLMNRVMADPIQVFVDRWPEFNVILCKPPYGKEGDLFKDTCVFTKDEASFRNILGENNIIDWTKFLCLGTSLCYEEMVMVVASERKVPVNKVSVSHMMMLQDPSRLPPVESAIESMISSLDESHADLVNKTWKFGNTENSFQMIRNMIRHYPSCCVLDAESQLPIAWVLTYPSCAMGMLYTLQEHRGQGLAKALVSSMSRRLYSQGFPVYCFVEEENTLSYNLFTNLGFTEDPQYRAAWFDFNSL; translated from the exons ATGCAAGTGTCAGAACGAGGAACAACAATGGAGCAACTAAATGAAATGCAGCTGAAGACTGTTGAGACCCAACTGAAAGAGCTATTTCCTCAGTCGCAGCAGGTGGGTATTAAG GTTTATGGTTACATTTTCCTGATGAACAGAGTTATGGCTGACCCGATTCAGGTTTTTGTGGACCGCTGGCCAGAATTCAATGTCATTCTCTGCAAACCACCATATGGGAAG GAGGGGGACCTATTTAAAGACACATGTGTTTTTACTAAAGATGAAGCTTCTTTTAGGAATATCCTTGGAGAGAACAACATAATTGACTGGACAAAGTTCCTCTGTTtag GCACCAGTCTTTGCTATGAggagatggtgatggtggtggctTCTGAGAGAAAGGTGCCCGTGAATAAAGTGTCTGTGAGTCACATGATGATGCTCCAGGATCCATCCCGCCTTCCACCTGTAGAAAG TGCAATTGAATCAATGATATCCTCACTGGACGAATCCCATGCTGATCTTGTCAACAAAACCTGGAAGTTCGGGAACACGGAGAACAGTTTCCAGATGATCCGGAACATGATCCGGCACTACCCATCTTGCTGTGTGCTGGATGCAGAGAGCCAGCTGCCCATAGCCTGGGTTCTGACCTATCCCTCCTGTGCCATGG GTATGTTGTACACCCTGCAGGAGCACAGAGGACAGGGCCTGGCCAAAGCCCTGGTCAGCAGCATGTCCAGGAGACTCTATTCTCAGGGCTTCCCAGTGTACTGCTTCGttgaggaggagaatacactgtcCTACAACCTTTTCACCAACCTGGGCTTTACTGAGGACCCTCAATACAGGGCTGCATGGTTTGACTTTAACAGTTTGTGA
- the si:dkey-76k16.6 gene encoding glycine N-acyltransferase isoform X4, whose translation MQVSERGTTMEQLNEMQLKTVETQLKELFPQSQQEGDLFKDTCVFTKDEASFRNILGENNIIDWTKFLCLGTSLCYEEMVMVVASERKVPVNKVSVSHMMMLQDPSRLPPVESAIESMISSLDESHADLVNKTWKFGNTENSFQMIRNMIRHYPSCCVLDAESQLPIAWVLTYPSCAMGMLYTLQEHRGQGLAKALVSSMSRRLYSQGFPVYCFVEEENTLSYNLFTNLGFTEDPQYRAAWFDFNSL comes from the exons ATGCAAGTGTCAGAACGAGGAACAACAATGGAGCAACTAAATGAAATGCAGCTGAAGACTGTTGAGACCCAACTGAAAGAGCTATTTCCTCAGTCGCAGCAG GAGGGGGACCTATTTAAAGACACATGTGTTTTTACTAAAGATGAAGCTTCTTTTAGGAATATCCTTGGAGAGAACAACATAATTGACTGGACAAAGTTCCTCTGTTtag GCACCAGTCTTTGCTATGAggagatggtgatggtggtggctTCTGAGAGAAAGGTGCCCGTGAATAAAGTGTCTGTGAGTCACATGATGATGCTCCAGGATCCATCCCGCCTTCCACCTGTAGAAAG TGCAATTGAATCAATGATATCCTCACTGGACGAATCCCATGCTGATCTTGTCAACAAAACCTGGAAGTTCGGGAACACGGAGAACAGTTTCCAGATGATCCGGAACATGATCCGGCACTACCCATCTTGCTGTGTGCTGGATGCAGAGAGCCAGCTGCCCATAGCCTGGGTTCTGACCTATCCCTCCTGTGCCATGG GTATGTTGTACACCCTGCAGGAGCACAGAGGACAGGGCCTGGCCAAAGCCCTGGTCAGCAGCATGTCCAGGAGACTCTATTCTCAGGGCTTCCCAGTGTACTGCTTCGttgaggaggagaatacactgtcCTACAACCTTTTCACCAACCTGGGCTTTACTGAGGACCCTCAATACAGGGCTGCATGGTTTGACTTTAACAGTTTGTGA